A region from the Streptomyces lydicus genome encodes:
- a CDS encoding HutD/Ves family protein, whose translation MRILRAEGRAAAPWSNGGGVTREIAVQPPGSGWDTFAWRVSLADVTRDGPYSPLPGVRRILTVVDGAGLELTVDGTTWLLPERYRPFAFPGGAATGSRLLDGRPVVNLNVMLREGRAAATVEMVRGSRRVWPADDGAAGPDGCPDRAPDRDPDEVMVVAVEGCTRLGGPGDHEARLGRFDVALLTAPDAAAAALWTDGTAAVIALSVTVPGRS comes from the coding sequence GTGCGGATCCTGCGGGCGGAGGGGCGCGCCGCCGCGCCGTGGAGCAACGGCGGCGGGGTGACCCGGGAGATCGCCGTCCAGCCGCCGGGCTCCGGCTGGGACACCTTCGCCTGGCGCGTCAGCCTGGCGGACGTCACCCGGGACGGTCCGTATTCGCCGCTGCCCGGTGTTCGGCGGATCCTCACCGTCGTCGACGGCGCCGGGCTGGAGCTGACGGTGGACGGCACTACGTGGCTCCTCCCGGAGCGCTACCGCCCGTTCGCCTTCCCCGGCGGTGCCGCCACCGGCTCCCGGCTGCTGGACGGCCGTCCCGTCGTCAACCTCAATGTGATGCTCAGGGAGGGGCGGGCGGCGGCGACGGTGGAGATGGTCCGGGGGAGCCGGAGGGTGTGGCCGGCCGATGACGGAGCAGCCGGCCCTGACGGTTGCCCCGACCGTGCCCCCGACCGTGACCCCGACGAGGTCATGGTGGTGGCGGTCGAGGGGTGCACCCGGCTCGGGGGGCCCGGCGACCATGAGGCGCGGTTGGGGCGGTTCGACGTGGCGCTGCTGACGGCACCGGACGCGGCGGCCGCGGCGCTGTGGACGGACGGCACCGCGGCGGTGATCGCCTTGTCCGTGACGGTCCCTGGTCGGTCTTAG
- a CDS encoding Clp protease N-terminal domain-containing protein: protein MFEKFTADARAVVRGAAEQADRTGSGTVGEPELLLALLERTDSPAAGVLAALGVRARRESVADALAAVRRRGGVSTADAAALAGLGIDIDEIVTRVEQAHGVGALAGGGRAGRRKRTRRLFTAEAKSVLERALRIAAGRGERYLGDEHLLMALAARPGPAAAVLADHGVTYGDVLRALEGERGRRAS, encoded by the coding sequence ATGTTCGAGAAATTCACGGCCGACGCACGCGCGGTGGTGCGCGGCGCCGCGGAACAGGCGGACCGTACGGGCAGCGGCACGGTCGGCGAACCGGAGTTGCTGCTCGCGCTGCTGGAGCGGACGGATTCGCCGGCCGCCGGGGTGCTCGCGGCGCTCGGTGTCCGCGCGCGGCGGGAGTCGGTGGCGGATGCCCTCGCGGCGGTGCGCCGGCGCGGCGGGGTGTCCACGGCCGACGCGGCGGCGCTGGCCGGGCTCGGGATCGATATCGACGAGATCGTGACCCGGGTGGAACAGGCGCACGGGGTGGGCGCGCTGGCCGGAGGCGGACGGGCCGGGCGCCGGAAGCGGACGCGCCGGCTGTTCACGGCGGAGGCGAAGTCCGTGCTGGAGCGTGCCCTGCGGATCGCCGCCGGACGCGGCGAGCGGTACCTCGGTGACGAGCATCTGCTGATGGCGCTGGCCGCCAGGCCCGGACCGGCCGCGGCGGTGCTCGCCGATCACGGGGTGACCTACGGCGATGTGCTGCGGGCGCTGGAGGGGGAGCGGGGCCGCCGCGCGAGTTGA
- a CDS encoding CGNR zinc finger domain-containing protein: MELAYYSDYAVRLVNTEQPERGTDSLTTVEAVRELFGPAQQAARRANESDVTRLRTVRARLRAVFEAADGGDEVRAVDLLNALMMEFPVSPQISGHDHRDDGGTSRSRAESGGGRPDWHMHIADHAASATAGYTATACMGLAFHLTDLGVDRLGICEAQPCRNVYLDTSTNRSRRYCSDRCATRANVAAYRARKRLESERSARTGRTAETTQESTPVTER, from the coding sequence GTGGAACTGGCCTATTACTCGGACTATGCCGTGCGACTGGTCAACACCGAGCAGCCCGAGCGCGGCACCGACAGCCTCACCACGGTCGAAGCCGTACGCGAGCTCTTCGGCCCCGCCCAGCAGGCCGCCCGGCGCGCGAACGAGAGCGACGTGACCCGGCTGCGCACGGTCCGCGCCCGGCTGCGCGCCGTTTTCGAAGCCGCGGACGGCGGCGACGAGGTGCGCGCCGTGGACCTGCTCAACGCCCTGATGATGGAGTTCCCGGTCAGCCCGCAGATCTCCGGCCACGACCACCGGGACGACGGGGGCACCTCCCGCTCACGAGCCGAGAGCGGGGGAGGCCGCCCCGACTGGCACATGCACATCGCCGACCACGCGGCCAGCGCCACCGCGGGCTACACCGCGACCGCCTGCATGGGCCTGGCCTTCCACCTCACCGACCTGGGTGTGGACCGGCTCGGCATCTGCGAGGCGCAGCCCTGCCGCAACGTCTACCTGGACACCTCGACCAACCGCTCGCGGCGCTACTGCTCCGACCGCTGCGCCACCCGCGCCAATGTCGCCGCCTACCGCGCCCGCAAGCGCCTGGAGAGCGAGCGCTCGGCCCGCACCGGCCGGACCGCCGAGACCACCCAGGAGAGCACCCCGGTGACCGAGCGCTGA
- a CDS encoding helix-turn-helix domain-containing protein, producing the protein MTDATDLAERAGDRDPRVGLRAVAALRRLLEQLEAVQVRSARAKGWSWQEIAAELGVSRQAVHKKHGRR; encoded by the coding sequence ATGACCGATGCAACGGACCTTGCCGAGCGGGCCGGTGACCGGGACCCCCGGGTCGGGCTCCGCGCCGTGGCCGCGCTCCGCCGGCTGCTGGAACAGCTCGAAGCCGTGCAGGTGCGCAGCGCCCGAGCGAAGGGCTGGTCGTGGCAGGAGATCGCGGCGGAGCTGGGTGTCAGCAGACAGGCAGTGCACAAGAAGCACGGGAGGCGCTGA
- a CDS encoding NAD(P)-dependent malic enzyme, whose amino-acid sequence MAAEIVNPRSDSNTGAGAGSAPDDAFDPAFALHRGGKMAIQATVPVRDKDDLSLAYTPGVAKVCSAIADQPELVYDYTWKSQVVAVVTDGTAVLGLGDIGPEASLPVMEGKAILFKQFGGVDAVPIALGTTDTDEIIETVVRMAPSFGGVNLEDISAPRCFEIERRLQERLDIPVFHDDQHGTAVVTLAALRNAAKLTDRSLGQLRAVISGAGAAGVAIAKILIEAGIGDVAVCDRKGIVSTDRGDLTDVKREVAGFTNKGRLTGSLEEALDGADVFIGVSGGTVPEEAVAKMAKDSLIFAMANPTPEIHPEIAHKYAAVVATGRSDYPNQINNVLAFPGIFAGAMQVRATRITEGMKLAAAEALAAVVADELSADRVIPSPFDERVAPAVSAAVAAAARAEGVARR is encoded by the coding sequence GTGGCAGCGGAGATCGTCAATCCTCGCAGCGACAGCAATACCGGCGCGGGCGCGGGCAGTGCGCCCGACGATGCTTTCGACCCGGCCTTCGCGCTGCATCGCGGCGGCAAGATGGCCATCCAGGCGACCGTGCCGGTCCGCGACAAGGACGACCTGTCCCTCGCGTACACGCCGGGTGTCGCCAAGGTGTGCAGCGCCATCGCCGACCAGCCCGAGCTCGTGTACGACTACACCTGGAAGTCCCAGGTCGTCGCCGTGGTCACGGACGGCACCGCGGTGCTGGGCCTGGGCGACATCGGCCCGGAGGCCTCGCTCCCGGTGATGGAGGGCAAGGCCATCCTCTTCAAGCAGTTCGGCGGCGTCGACGCGGTGCCGATCGCGCTCGGCACCACCGACACCGACGAGATCATCGAGACCGTCGTCCGGATGGCCCCGTCCTTCGGCGGGGTCAACCTGGAGGACATCTCGGCGCCGCGGTGCTTCGAGATCGAGCGCCGGCTCCAGGAGCGGCTGGACATCCCGGTCTTCCACGACGACCAGCACGGCACCGCCGTGGTCACGCTGGCCGCGCTGCGCAACGCCGCCAAGCTCACCGACCGCTCGCTCGGCCAGCTGCGGGCGGTCATCTCGGGCGCCGGCGCGGCAGGCGTCGCCATCGCCAAGATCCTCATCGAGGCGGGCATCGGGGACGTCGCGGTCTGCGACCGCAAGGGCATCGTCTCCACCGACCGCGGCGACCTCACGGACGTCAAGCGCGAGGTGGCCGGCTTCACCAACAAGGGCCGGCTGACCGGGTCGCTGGAGGAGGCGCTGGACGGAGCCGATGTCTTCATCGGGGTCTCCGGCGGCACGGTGCCGGAAGAGGCGGTGGCCAAGATGGCGAAGGACTCGCTGATCTTCGCGATGGCCAACCCCACCCCGGAGATCCACCCGGAGATCGCGCACAAGTACGCGGCCGTGGTGGCCACCGGGCGCAGCGACTACCCCAACCAGATCAACAACGTGCTGGCCTTCCCCGGCATCTTCGCCGGGGCCATGCAGGTGCGGGCCACCCGGATCACGGAGGGCATGAAGCTCGCCGCCGCCGAGGCCCTGGCCGCCGTGGTCGCCGATGAGCTCAGCGCCGACCGGGTCATCCCCTCGCCGTTCGACGAGCGGGTCGCACCGGCCGTCAGCGCCGCCGTCGCGGCCGCCGCCCGCGCCGAGGGCGTGGCCCGTCGCTGA
- a CDS encoding zinc-binding dehydrogenase, which translates to MFAAYAARIDRDQPLNGLELGERPAPDVRPGWTTVNVKAASLNHHDLWSLRGVGITEDSLPMILGCDAAGVDADGNEVVLHSVIGQTGHGVGAGEKPSILTERYQGTFAEQVTVPSWNVLPKPKELSFAEAACLPTAWLTAYRMLFTNAGVRPGDSVLVQGAGGGVATAAIVLGAAAGLRVFATSRDESKRKRALELGAEAVFASGERLPQRVDAVIETVGAATWSHSVKSLRPGGSLVISGATSGYTPKSGELNRIFFLELKIVGSTMGSKEELASLLSFCAAKGIRPVIDSTLPLDRAREGFTKMAEGELFGKIVLTV; encoded by the coding sequence ATGTTTGCTGCCTATGCCGCCCGCATCGACCGTGACCAGCCGCTGAACGGCCTCGAATTGGGGGAGCGGCCGGCCCCTGACGTACGCCCCGGCTGGACGACCGTCAACGTCAAGGCCGCCTCCCTCAACCACCACGACCTGTGGTCGCTGCGCGGGGTGGGGATCACCGAGGACAGCCTGCCGATGATCCTCGGCTGCGACGCCGCGGGAGTGGACGCGGACGGCAACGAGGTCGTCCTGCACTCCGTCATCGGGCAGACCGGCCACGGAGTCGGCGCCGGGGAGAAGCCCTCCATCCTCACCGAGCGCTACCAGGGCACCTTCGCCGAGCAGGTCACCGTCCCCTCCTGGAACGTGCTGCCCAAGCCGAAGGAGCTGTCCTTCGCGGAGGCGGCCTGTCTGCCGACCGCCTGGCTGACCGCGTACCGGATGCTGTTCACCAACGCGGGCGTACGGCCCGGGGACAGCGTCCTGGTGCAGGGCGCCGGCGGTGGCGTGGCGACCGCCGCCATCGTGCTGGGCGCCGCCGCGGGGCTGCGGGTCTTCGCCACCAGCCGGGACGAGAGCAAGCGCAAGCGCGCGCTGGAGCTCGGCGCCGAGGCGGTGTTCGCGTCCGGTGAGCGGCTGCCGCAGCGGGTGGACGCGGTGATCGAGACGGTCGGCGCCGCCACCTGGTCGCACTCCGTCAAGTCGCTGCGCCCCGGCGGCAGTCTGGTCATTTCGGGCGCCACCAGCGGCTACACCCCGAAGAGCGGGGAACTCAACCGGATCTTCTTCCTGGAGCTGAAGATCGTCGGCTCCACGATGGGCAGCAAGGAGGAGCTGGCATCGCTGCTCAGCTTCTGCGCGGCCAAGGGCATCCGGCCGGTCATCGATTCGACGCTGCCGCTGGACCGGGCGCGTGAGGGCTTCACGAAGATGGCGGAGGGCGAGCTGTTCGGCAAGATCGTGCTGACGGTGTGA
- a CDS encoding amino acid ABC transporter ATP-binding protein, which produces MVLAEGVHKSFGAAHILKGIDLEVAPREVFCLIGPSGSGKSTFLRCINHLEKVNAGRLSVDGELVGYREHNGKLYELRDREVAARRRDIGMVFQRFNLFPHMTAVENIMEAPIQVKGESKSAARERAVKLLDRVGLSDKAGNYPSQLSGGQQQRVAIARALAMEPKLMLFDEPTSALDPELVGDVLDVMKDLAADGMTMVVVTHEMGFAREVGDSLVFMDDGVVVESGHPREVLGNPQHERTKSFLSKVL; this is translated from the coding sequence ATGGTGCTGGCCGAGGGCGTGCACAAGTCCTTCGGCGCGGCCCACATCCTCAAGGGCATCGACCTGGAGGTCGCGCCCCGGGAGGTCTTCTGCCTGATCGGCCCGTCCGGCTCCGGCAAGTCGACGTTCCTGCGCTGCATCAACCACCTGGAGAAGGTCAACGCCGGCCGGCTGTCCGTCGACGGCGAACTGGTCGGCTACCGCGAGCACAACGGCAAGCTCTACGAGCTGCGCGACCGCGAGGTCGCCGCCCGCCGCCGCGACATCGGCATGGTCTTCCAGCGCTTCAACCTCTTCCCGCACATGACCGCGGTGGAGAACATCATGGAGGCGCCGATCCAGGTCAAGGGCGAGTCGAAGTCCGCGGCCCGGGAGCGGGCGGTCAAGCTGCTGGACCGCGTCGGACTGTCCGACAAGGCCGGGAACTACCCCTCGCAGCTCTCCGGCGGCCAGCAGCAGCGCGTCGCCATCGCCCGTGCGCTGGCGATGGAGCCCAAGCTGATGCTCTTCGACGAGCCGACCTCGGCCCTGGACCCGGAGCTGGTCGGTGACGTCCTGGACGTCATGAAGGACCTGGCGGCGGACGGGATGACGATGGTCGTCGTGACCCATGAGATGGGCTTCGCCCGCGAGGTCGGCGACTCGCTGGTCTTCATGGACGACGGGGTGGTGGTCGAATCCGGCCACCCGCGCGAAGTGCTCGGCAACCCGCAGCACGAGCGGACGAAGTCGTTCCTGTCGAAGGTGCTGTAG
- a CDS encoding amino acid ABC transporter permease, producing the protein MSVDVDKSAQPPADAPPPQPEPIKAIPVRHYGRWVAAVVVLGLIALLGRAFASGNVNWDAIPQYMFNADILKGLRNTLLITVLSMIIGIVGGVILAVMRQSKNPVTSTVAWFYVWFFRGTPVYVQLFLWFNLGLVFQYIDIMPIYKDEWSDFMTPFLCALLGLGLNEAAYMAEICRAGLNAVDEGQTEAAHALGMSHAKTLRRIIVPQAMRVIVPPTGNEVINMLKTSSLVIAVQYYDLLQAAQNVGRDSGVVVEMLILAAAWYLIATTVLSIGQYYLERYYARGSSRQLPLTPLQRAKAKLSGGFNRSAGGAA; encoded by the coding sequence GTGTCAGTTGACGTCGACAAGTCGGCCCAGCCGCCGGCGGACGCTCCGCCGCCCCAGCCCGAGCCGATCAAAGCCATCCCGGTCCGCCACTACGGCCGCTGGGTGGCGGCGGTCGTCGTCCTCGGACTGATCGCCCTGCTCGGCCGGGCCTTCGCCTCCGGGAACGTCAACTGGGACGCCATCCCCCAGTACATGTTCAACGCGGACATCCTCAAGGGCCTGCGCAACACCCTGCTGATCACCGTGCTCTCGATGATCATCGGCATCGTGGGCGGCGTGATCCTGGCCGTGATGCGGCAGTCCAAGAACCCGGTCACCTCGACGGTCGCCTGGTTCTACGTCTGGTTCTTCCGCGGTACGCCGGTCTACGTCCAGCTGTTCCTCTGGTTCAACCTGGGCCTCGTCTTCCAGTACATCGACATCATGCCGATCTACAAGGACGAGTGGTCGGACTTCATGACCCCGTTCCTGTGCGCGCTGCTGGGCCTCGGGCTCAACGAGGCGGCGTACATGGCGGAGATCTGCCGGGCCGGCCTCAACGCCGTCGACGAGGGCCAGACCGAGGCGGCGCACGCGCTGGGCATGAGCCACGCCAAGACGCTGCGCCGGATCATCGTGCCGCAGGCGATGCGGGTGATCGTGCCGCCGACCGGCAACGAGGTCATCAACATGCTCAAGACCTCCTCGCTGGTGATCGCCGTGCAGTACTACGACCTCCTCCAGGCCGCCCAGAACGTCGGCCGGGACTCGGGCGTCGTCGTGGAGATGCTGATCCTCGCCGCCGCCTGGTACCTGATCGCCACCACGGTGCTGAGCATCGGCCAGTACTACCTTGAGCGCTACTACGCCCGCGGCTCCAGCCGGCAGCTCCCGCTCACTCCGCTCCAGCGCGCCAAGGCGAAGCTGTCCGGCGGCTTCAACCGCTCCGCCGGAGGTGCGGCATGA
- the sodX gene encoding nickel-type superoxide dismutase maturation protease translates to MPERVHERGPEQGGDADAGSGRGGLLGAFGLAEVYNPSMVPTLRPGDQLVVQYGAVVRPGDVVVLRHPFRQDLLIVKRAVRRRDGGWWVQGDNPFVENDSREFGVVPDELVIARAWVRVRPPRGVQRSVTGVLSWVVSAVRPVRAERSLSRRLRAR, encoded by the coding sequence ATGCCGGAGCGGGTGCACGAGCGTGGGCCGGAGCAGGGCGGGGACGCGGACGCGGGGAGCGGGCGGGGCGGGCTCCTTGGCGCCTTCGGGCTGGCCGAGGTCTACAACCCGTCGATGGTGCCGACGCTGCGGCCCGGGGACCAGCTGGTGGTGCAGTACGGGGCGGTGGTGCGGCCCGGCGATGTCGTCGTGCTGCGGCATCCGTTCCGGCAGGATCTGCTGATCGTCAAGCGGGCCGTGCGGCGGCGGGACGGCGGTTGGTGGGTGCAGGGCGACAACCCGTTCGTCGAGAACGACAGCCGGGAATTCGGGGTCGTTCCCGACGAACTGGTCATCGCCCGTGCCTGGGTGCGGGTGCGGCCCCCGCGGGGGGTTCAGCGCTCGGTCACCGGGGTGCTCTCCTGGGTGGTCTCGGCGGTCCGGCCGGTGCGGGCCGAGCGCTCGCTCTCCAGGCGCTTGCGGGCGCGGTAG
- a CDS encoding ABC transporter substrate-binding protein — MTASTTRRTAAGRSRTAVAAAAAVAASLLLLSACGDQTDAAIAKREAKKNRNVNAPLFKKLPKDVQEKAMLQVGSDITYKPVEFRSNGVIEGIDPDLAEAMSKELGIKLNFNNATFDTLMGGLKSKRYDIAMSAMTDTKERQEGIDSNTGKKIGQGVDFIDYLNVGVSLYTQKGKTKGIDGWETLCGKKLAVQRGTVSHDLAKDKSKACEKNGEQPISIEAFDNDSEAQTRLRTAGVDAVSSDYPVAAYAVKVSGHGKDFQMVGGAPLKAAPYGIAIPKGKEQLRDALQAALELAIKNGSYAKVLDKWDVKDAAVKKVQLNGGS; from the coding sequence ATGACCGCAAGCACCACCCGTCGCACGGCCGCCGGCAGGTCTCGCACGGCCGTGGCCGCGGCGGCCGCGGTCGCCGCCTCGCTGCTGCTGCTCAGCGCCTGCGGCGACCAGACGGACGCGGCCATCGCCAAACGCGAGGCGAAGAAGAACCGCAACGTCAATGCGCCGCTGTTCAAGAAGCTGCCCAAGGATGTTCAGGAAAAGGCCATGCTCCAGGTCGGCTCGGACATCACGTACAAGCCGGTGGAGTTCCGTTCCAACGGCGTGATCGAGGGCATCGACCCGGATCTCGCGGAGGCGATGAGCAAGGAGCTGGGCATCAAGCTCAACTTCAACAACGCCACCTTCGACACCCTCATGGGCGGCCTGAAGTCCAAGCGCTACGACATCGCGATGTCGGCGATGACGGACACCAAGGAGCGCCAGGAGGGCATCGACAGCAACACCGGCAAGAAGATCGGCCAGGGTGTCGACTTCATCGACTACCTCAACGTCGGTGTGTCGCTCTACACCCAGAAGGGCAAGACCAAGGGCATCGACGGCTGGGAGACGCTGTGCGGCAAGAAGCTCGCGGTGCAGCGCGGCACGGTCTCGCACGACCTGGCCAAGGACAAGTCGAAGGCCTGTGAGAAGAACGGCGAACAGCCGATCTCGATCGAGGCCTTCGACAACGACTCCGAGGCCCAGACCCGGCTGCGCACCGCCGGTGTGGACGCCGTCTCCAGCGACTACCCGGTCGCGGCGTATGCGGTGAAGGTCTCCGGTCACGGCAAGGATTTCCAGATGGTCGGCGGCGCGCCGCTCAAGGCGGCCCCGTACGGCATCGCGATCCCCAAGGGCAAGGAGCAGCTGCGTGACGCGCTGCAGGCCGCCCTGGAACTCGCGATCAAGAACGGCTCGTACGCCAAGGTCCTGGACAAGTGGGACGTCAAGGATGCCGCGGTCAAGAAGGTGCAGCTCAATGGCGGCTCCTGA
- a CDS encoding class I SAM-dependent methyltransferase, which produces MTETVAGADWQAWQNSWDRQQEWYLPDREERFRVMLDMVEALVGPAPRVLDLACGTGSISDRLLKRFPEAESVGVDLDPALLAIAEGYFAGERRIRLVRADLKDPAWTDRLPHDSYDAVLTATALHWLHSEDLRGLYGQLGTLVRDGGVFLNADRMPEEATPRINAAERAFRHARMDAAKAAGAVDWAEWWQLAAADPRLAGPTAERFEIYGEHADGDTPSAAWHAAVLRESGFAEARPVWSSPTDALVLGLK; this is translated from the coding sequence ATGACCGAGACCGTTGCCGGCGCCGATTGGCAGGCGTGGCAGAACAGTTGGGACCGCCAGCAGGAGTGGTACCTCCCCGACCGCGAGGAGCGGTTCCGGGTGATGCTGGACATGGTCGAGGCCCTGGTGGGTCCCGCACCCCGGGTACTGGATCTCGCCTGCGGCACGGGAAGTATCTCCGACCGGCTGCTGAAGCGGTTCCCCGAGGCCGAGAGTGTGGGCGTCGATCTGGATCCCGCGCTGCTGGCCATCGCGGAAGGGTACTTTGCCGGCGAGCGCCGGATCCGCCTGGTCCGCGCCGACCTCAAGGACCCGGCCTGGACGGACAGGCTGCCGCACGATTCGTACGACGCGGTGCTCACCGCCACCGCGCTGCACTGGCTGCACAGCGAAGACCTCCGGGGGCTGTACGGGCAGCTCGGCACCCTGGTGCGGGACGGCGGGGTCTTCCTGAACGCCGACCGCATGCCCGAGGAGGCCACCCCGCGGATCAACGCCGCCGAGCGGGCCTTCCGGCATGCGCGGATGGACGCGGCGAAGGCGGCCGGCGCCGTCGACTGGGCCGAGTGGTGGCAGCTGGCGGCCGCCGACCCGCGGCTGGCCGGGCCGACCGCCGAGCGCTTCGAGATCTACGGCGAGCACGCGGACGGCGACACCCCCTCGGCGGCATGGCACGCGGCCGTGCTGCGCGAATCGGGGTTCGCGGAGGCCCGGCCGGTATGGTCCTCGCCCACGGATGCGCTGGTGCTGGGCCTGAAGTAG
- a CDS encoding serine hydrolase domain-containing protein, producing the protein MPYRGWADEGYGAFADEFARNFAERGELGAAAAVFVGGRKVVDLWGGIADDRTGREWQEDTVLPVMSVAKSVVSFLAHLLAQEGKLDLDAPVADCWPEFARHGKEGITTRMVLAHTAGIPLVERKLTFEELTAWTPVIRALEEQKPLWEPGTAHEYHAQAFGFIVGEVIRRLTGSTPGRYFRAVIGEPLGLRTWIGMPQEEVPRLARLVEAAGRAPLPSDLLPMRAVTMNGALPFPGLDDPHGYNSPALLTAEFPGAGAVSSARSLAALYAAVATGLDGGPRLLSEGTVTDAVTQLSGGPSFSGFPDLGARWGSGVLLNSAFRRLLGPRSFAHSGAGGQFAFGDDEFGVGFAYTANRMGGAGDERTERLIGALRECVGAG; encoded by the coding sequence ATGCCGTACCGAGGATGGGCCGACGAGGGATACGGGGCCTTCGCGGACGAATTCGCCCGGAACTTCGCCGAGCGCGGTGAACTCGGCGCCGCCGCTGCCGTGTTCGTGGGCGGGCGCAAGGTCGTGGACCTGTGGGGCGGTATCGCCGATGACCGGACCGGGCGGGAGTGGCAGGAGGACACCGTCCTTCCCGTCATGTCCGTCGCCAAGTCCGTCGTCAGCTTCCTGGCCCATCTGCTGGCGCAGGAAGGGAAGTTGGACCTCGACGCCCCGGTGGCCGACTGCTGGCCGGAGTTCGCCCGCCACGGCAAGGAGGGGATCACCACCCGGATGGTGCTCGCCCACACCGCCGGAATCCCGCTTGTCGAGCGGAAGTTGACGTTCGAGGAGTTGACCGCCTGGACGCCGGTGATCCGCGCCCTGGAGGAACAGAAGCCGCTCTGGGAGCCCGGCACCGCGCACGAGTACCACGCCCAGGCCTTCGGCTTCATCGTCGGCGAGGTGATCCGGCGCCTCACCGGCAGCACGCCCGGCCGCTACTTCCGGGCGGTCATCGGTGAACCGCTGGGGCTGCGTACCTGGATCGGTATGCCGCAGGAAGAGGTTCCGCGGCTGGCCCGCCTCGTCGAGGCGGCGGGACGGGCCCCGTTGCCGAGCGATCTGCTGCCCATGCGGGCCGTGACGATGAACGGCGCCCTGCCCTTCCCTGGACTCGACGATCCGCACGGCTACAACTCGCCCGCCCTGCTGACCGCCGAGTTCCCCGGTGCGGGCGCGGTGTCGTCGGCGCGGAGCCTGGCGGCCCTGTACGCGGCGGTCGCCACCGGTCTGGACGGCGGGCCGCGGCTGCTGTCCGAGGGAACGGTCACCGACGCGGTCACCCAGCTGTCGGGCGGGCCTTCGTTCTCCGGCTTCCCGGACCTCGGCGCGCGCTGGGGGAGCGGCGTCCTCCTCAACTCGGCGTTCCGTCGACTGCTCGGTCCGCGCTCCTTCGCCCACAGCGGTGCGGGCGGCCAATTCGCCTTCGGCGACGACGAGTTCGGAGTCGGCTTCGCCTACACCGCCAACCGGATGGGCGGCGCCGGTGACGAGCGGACCGAGCGGCTCATCGGGGCGCTGCGGGAGTGTGTCGGGGCTGGGTGA
- a CDS encoding SCO6745 family protein, with protein MSEYLSVARRMWHLLEPLHATLYFAPEARQVAADLGHDVSSRWPSYFAWRTAPLGAAGPELVAATYYTFSPRLIARHLPRIWTIADPAKVLDARLLAMDRALTVLTDGRLSTAQLAEAARLARQAAENAGCAARPLAAANRDLPWPDAPHLVLWQAATVLREHRGDGHLAALLTCGLDPCEALVSFAAIGAAPAAGFAGRGWSAQEWSDARHRLAARGWIAPDGTATERARTERDAIERTTDRLAAGPWRALGHSRAERLAQLLHPVLSAVFEAGYLPRHGTLGIGTVKVNYP; from the coding sequence ATGTCGGAATACCTTTCGGTCGCCCGCCGGATGTGGCACCTGCTGGAGCCACTGCACGCCACGCTGTACTTCGCCCCCGAGGCCCGCCAGGTCGCCGCCGACCTCGGCCATGATGTGTCCTCCCGCTGGCCCAGCTACTTCGCCTGGCGCACGGCTCCGCTGGGCGCCGCCGGGCCGGAGCTGGTGGCCGCGACGTACTACACCTTCAGCCCGCGGCTGATCGCCCGGCACCTCCCGCGGATCTGGACCATCGCGGACCCGGCCAAGGTGCTGGACGCGCGGCTGCTGGCCATGGACCGTGCGCTGACGGTGCTGACCGACGGCCGGCTGAGCACCGCGCAGCTCGCCGAGGCGGCCCGGCTCGCCCGCCAGGCCGCCGAGAACGCCGGCTGTGCCGCCCGCCCGCTGGCCGCCGCCAACCGCGATCTGCCGTGGCCGGACGCACCGCATCTGGTGCTCTGGCAGGCCGCTACGGTACTGCGCGAGCACCGCGGCGACGGCCATCTGGCGGCCCTGCTGACCTGCGGACTCGACCCCTGTGAGGCCCTGGTGTCGTTCGCCGCGATCGGCGCCGCCCCGGCCGCCGGCTTCGCGGGGCGCGGCTGGAGCGCACAGGAGTGGAGCGACGCCCGGCACCGCCTCGCCGCCCGTGGCTGGATCGCGCCGGACGGCACCGCGACCGAGCGCGCCCGCACGGAACGCGACGCGATCGAGCGGACCACGGACCGGCTGGCGGCCGGACCATGGCGGGCACTGGGCCATTCACGCGCCGAACGGCTGGCGCAACTGCTCCACCCCGTCCTGAGCGCGGTGTTCGAGGCCGGATACCTGCCCCGGCACGGCACGCTGGGCATCGGGACGGTGAAGGTGAACTATCCGTAG